In the Periophthalmus magnuspinnatus isolate fPerMag1 chromosome 4, fPerMag1.2.pri, whole genome shotgun sequence genome, one interval contains:
- the ddx49 gene encoding probable ATP-dependent RNA helicase DDX49: MSEFAALGLSEWLVGQCVQLGMSKPTAVQQNCVPPVLQGRDVLGCAKTGSGKTAAFVLPVLQKLSEDPFGIYCLVLTPTRELAYQIAEQFRVLGKPLGLKDCIIVGGMDMVAQALELSAQPHVVVATPGRLADHIRSSSTFSLSRVQFLILDEADRLLEQGCTDFTSDLEVVLGALPSKRQTLLFSATLTETLEQLQSVALNKPFFWESKSETRTVEELDQRYILTPEKVKDAYLVHLIQTFTDEHHDWSIIIFTNTCKTCQVLMMMLRQFKFPCISLHSGMKQRQRFANLAKFKASVYRILIATDVAARGLDIPTVQVVINHNTPGLPKIYI; this comes from the exons ATGAGTGAGTTTGCGGCGCTGGGGCTGTCGGAGTGGCTCGTGGGTCAGTGTGTGCAGCTCGGGATGAGCAAACCCACAGCTGTGCAACAGAACTGTGTGCCTCCTGTTCTGCAGG gcCGGGACGTTCTGGGTTGTgctaaaacaggaagtggaaagaCTGCGGCGTTTGTACTTCCTGTTCTGCAGAAACTCTCTGAGGATCCGTTTGGAATCTACTGCCTGGTCCTGACGCCGACCAG GGAGCTGGCCTATCAGATCGCAGAGCAGTTCCGAGTCCTGGGGAAGCCTCTGGGGTTGAAGGATTGCATCATCGTCGGGGGAATGG aCATGGTCGCTCAGGCCCTGGAACTTTCCGCTCAGCCTCACGTTGTCGTGGCGACGCCGGGGCGACTGGCCGACCACATCCGCAGCTCCAGCACCTTCAGCCTGAGCCGAGTGCAGTTCCTG ATCCTGGACGAGGCGGACCGTTTGCTGGAGCAGGGGTGCACAGACTTCACCTCTGACCTGGAGGTGGTTCTGGGGGCTCTTCCGTCTAAACGTCAGACTCTGCTCTTTAGCGCCACCCTCACGGAGACGCTGGAACAGCTCCAGAGCGTCGCCCTCAACAAACCCTTCTTCTGGGAGAGCAAGTCCGA GACTCGGACGGTGGAGGAGCTGGACCAGAGGTACATCCTGACCCCGGAGAAGGTCAAAGACGCTTATCTGGTCCACCTCATCCAGACCTTCACCGACGAGCACCACGACTGGTCCATCATCATCTTCACCAACACCTGCAA GACGTGTCAGGTTCTGATGATGATGCTGCGTCAGTTTAAGTTTCCCTGCATTTCTCTGCACTCCGGGATGAAACAG AGGCAGCGTTTCGCCAATTTGGCCAAGTTCAAGGCGAGTGTTTACAGGATCCTCATCGCCACAGACGTCGCCGCCAG AGGCCTGGACATCCCCACGGTGCAGGTCGTCATCAACCACAACACACCAGGACTCCCCAAAATCTACATC